One Malania oleifera isolate guangnan ecotype guangnan chromosome 9, ASM2987363v1, whole genome shotgun sequence DNA segment encodes these proteins:
- the LOC131164337 gene encoding serine/arginine-rich splicing factor SR45-like isoform X2, protein MLLLYWTVWTGEAGILSALLHRSLKTARVSRFLLCALAMAKPSRGRPSPPSGSLSGSSSRSRSRSRSRSYSGSDSRSSSRSRSRSRSLSRSRSRSKSFSSSSSPSHSASSRSRSPPKKSPIAAGKRGRSPPPQTKRTTPPPRKVSPVAESLTLCVEQLTRNVNEGHLREIFSNFGEVVNVMLAMDRTVNLPRGYGYVEFKTRVDAEKALLYMDGAQIDGNVIKAKFTLAPRQKASSPTKVATVPKRDAPKNDEVEKDGPKRQRESSPRQKALSPPPRRRSPVGQRRGGSPRRHLDSPPRRRAESPVRRRVDSPYRRGDTPPRRRPASPARGRSPSPPRRRRSPARVSPRRIRGSPVRRRSPLPPRRRSPPRRARTPPRRSPVSRRRSRSPVRRPARSRSRSASPRRGRAPAVRRGRSSSYSESPSPRRVVRKVSRSRSPRSVL, encoded by the exons ATGCTACTGCTCTACTGGACGGTCTGGACGGGAGAAGCTGGCATTCTGTCTGCTTTACTCCACCGAAGCCTGAAGACTGCTAGGGTTTCTCGCTTCCTGCTGTGTGCCTTGGCCATGGCGAAGCCAAGCCGAGGTCGTCCCTCTCCACCGTCTGGCTCACTTTCGGGCTCGTCCTCTCGCTCGCGCTCTCGATCTCGTTCTCGTTCCTACTCTGGCTCCGACTCCCGCTCCTCCTCTCGCTCCCGATCCCGCTCTCGCTCGCTCTCGCGTTCCCGCTCCCGCTCCAAATCTTTCTCCTCGTCTTCCTCTCCTTCTCATAGCGCCAGCTCTCGCAGCCGCAGCCCTCCAAAAAAAAG TCCTATTGCAGCTGGCAAGCGAGGTCGCTCTCCACCACCACAAACTAAAAGAACTACGCCACCCCCAAG GAAAGTTTCACCAGTTGCTGAATCTCTTACTCTTTGTGTCGAGCAGCTCACCAGGAATGTGAATGAAGGCCACCTAAGAGAAATATTTA GTAATTTTGGTGAAGTTGTGAACGTAATGTTGGCAATGGATCGGACA GTTAATCTTCCAAGAGGATATGGATATGTTGAGTTCAAAACTAGAGTTGATGCAGAAAAGGCTCTGTTATACATGGATGGT GCACAAATTGATGGGAATGTCATTAAAGCTAAGTTCACATTGGCTCCAAGGCAGAAGGCTTCATCACCCACAAAGGTTGCAACTGTTCCAAAGAGAGATGCTCCCAAGAATGATGAAGTTGAAAAGGATGGACCAAAGCGGCAGAGAGAAT CTTCTCCCCGTCAGAAGGCCCTTTCTCCACCACCACGAAGAAGATCCCCTGTAGGACAGCGAAGAGGTGGATCTCCTAGACGACATCTAGATTCTCCTCCACGCAGGCGTGCAGAATCtcctgttcgtcgacgagtagattcTCCTTATCGACGTGGTGACACACCTCCCAGAAGGAGGCCTGCATCACCAGCAAGGGGTCGTTCTCCTTCCCCACCAAGACGTCGCCGGTCACCCGCAAG GGTCTCCCCTCGAAGGATTCGCGGTAGTCCTGTACGTAGACGTTCTCCCCTTCCTCCAAGGCGTCG TTCTCCTCCAAGACGAGCTCGCACTCCGCCTAGGAGGTCCCCAGTTAGCCGTAGACGAAGCCGCTCTCCTGTTCGTAGGCCTGCTCGATCACGTTCAAGATCAGCATCTCCACGGAG AGGTCGAGCACCAGCAGTAAGACGTGGGAGATCATCGTCCTATTCTGAATCGCCTAGTCCGCGGCGG GTAGTCAGAAAGGTGTCAAGAAGTCGAAGTCCTAGGAG TGTCTTGTAG
- the LOC131164337 gene encoding serine/arginine-rich splicing factor SR45-like isoform X1: protein MLLLYWTVWTGEAGILSALLHRSLKTARVSRFLLCALAMAKPSRGRPSPPSGSLSGSSSRSRSRSRSRSYSGSDSRSSSRSRSRSRSLSRSRSRSKSFSSSSSPSHSASSRSRSPPKKSPIAAGKRGRSPPPQTKRTTPPPRKVSPVAESLTLCVEQLTRNVNEGHLREIFSNFGEVVNVMLAMDRTVNLPRGYGYVEFKTRVDAEKALLYMDGAQIDGNVIKAKFTLAPRQKASSPTKVATVPKRDAPKNDEVEKDGPKRQRESSPRQKALSPPPRRRSPVGQRRGGSPRRHLDSPPRRRAESPVRRRVDSPYRRGDTPPRRRPASPARGRSPSPPRRRRSPARVSPRRIRGSPVRRRSPLPPRRRSPPRRARTPPRRSPVSRRRSRSPVRRPARSRSRSASPRRGRAPAVRRGRSSSYSESPSPRRVVRKVSRSRSPRRPLRGRSSSNSSSSSSPPRKP from the exons ATGCTACTGCTCTACTGGACGGTCTGGACGGGAGAAGCTGGCATTCTGTCTGCTTTACTCCACCGAAGCCTGAAGACTGCTAGGGTTTCTCGCTTCCTGCTGTGTGCCTTGGCCATGGCGAAGCCAAGCCGAGGTCGTCCCTCTCCACCGTCTGGCTCACTTTCGGGCTCGTCCTCTCGCTCGCGCTCTCGATCTCGTTCTCGTTCCTACTCTGGCTCCGACTCCCGCTCCTCCTCTCGCTCCCGATCCCGCTCTCGCTCGCTCTCGCGTTCCCGCTCCCGCTCCAAATCTTTCTCCTCGTCTTCCTCTCCTTCTCATAGCGCCAGCTCTCGCAGCCGCAGCCCTCCAAAAAAAAG TCCTATTGCAGCTGGCAAGCGAGGTCGCTCTCCACCACCACAAACTAAAAGAACTACGCCACCCCCAAG GAAAGTTTCACCAGTTGCTGAATCTCTTACTCTTTGTGTCGAGCAGCTCACCAGGAATGTGAATGAAGGCCACCTAAGAGAAATATTTA GTAATTTTGGTGAAGTTGTGAACGTAATGTTGGCAATGGATCGGACA GTTAATCTTCCAAGAGGATATGGATATGTTGAGTTCAAAACTAGAGTTGATGCAGAAAAGGCTCTGTTATACATGGATGGT GCACAAATTGATGGGAATGTCATTAAAGCTAAGTTCACATTGGCTCCAAGGCAGAAGGCTTCATCACCCACAAAGGTTGCAACTGTTCCAAAGAGAGATGCTCCCAAGAATGATGAAGTTGAAAAGGATGGACCAAAGCGGCAGAGAGAAT CTTCTCCCCGTCAGAAGGCCCTTTCTCCACCACCACGAAGAAGATCCCCTGTAGGACAGCGAAGAGGTGGATCTCCTAGACGACATCTAGATTCTCCTCCACGCAGGCGTGCAGAATCtcctgttcgtcgacgagtagattcTCCTTATCGACGTGGTGACACACCTCCCAGAAGGAGGCCTGCATCACCAGCAAGGGGTCGTTCTCCTTCCCCACCAAGACGTCGCCGGTCACCCGCAAG GGTCTCCCCTCGAAGGATTCGCGGTAGTCCTGTACGTAGACGTTCTCCCCTTCCTCCAAGGCGTCG TTCTCCTCCAAGACGAGCTCGCACTCCGCCTAGGAGGTCCCCAGTTAGCCGTAGACGAAGCCGCTCTCCTGTTCGTAGGCCTGCTCGATCACGTTCAAGATCAGCATCTCCACGGAG AGGTCGAGCACCAGCAGTAAGACGTGGGAGATCATCGTCCTATTCTGAATCGCCTAGTCCGCGGCGG GTAGTCAGAAAGGTGTCAAGAAGTCGAAGTCCTAGGAG GCCTTTAAGAGGAAGAAGCAGtagcaacagcagcagcagcagttctCCTCCTCGCAAACCATAA